Part of the Xenopus laevis strain J_2021 chromosome 2S, Xenopus_laevis_v10.1, whole genome shotgun sequence genome is shown below.
AAATACAAACCCCCCCCATACATTTTTCACACTGTGGTGCATACCTATAAACCTGCCTGTCAAATCTTGTTTTGTATGGATAATACCATACAGGGAGATAGGTAGCTGCTATGACATAGGAGTTGtgtagggcagtgctgtccaacttctgtggtacagaggactggaatttttctggcctacgtggtggagggctgataatggaagccagtgttgacctcTCCctcatttaaaccacacccatttaaacCACAGCCATGTTATCAcaataacttttaagaccatgtccacatcaattttggtaacacaccaaaaaaccaaatggttgatgcttgttgcagggatatcactcatgtgaaaaattaAGGCttacccttaaatataccatgaacatacccttaaatccatatactaCCTcctccctgtggataacacagaacacagcaccccccccagGATTAAACAGCTTAGGGGACCCTAaccacaatttccaaatgctaacaaatcctAAAAATATTTAGCATTAACATTTGACCGTATTATTAATGCATGTATAAAAAAGACGATATGTAGTGCAActactataatatatatgtgtgttaagGCAGTTTCACGTTATTTCTATTACATTTAAAATTGTACTGAGATATTTAAAAGCAATGACTTACATCATCGTCATCATTAAATACTGATGCCACTGAACATTTTTTCTTAACCACGGCTGGTGCAGCCTCCTTAGGTttctaaaacaaaagcaaaaacattaaGAGTCAAAGGCCACAGAAACCAACAATTTCAGCTCTGTAAAGGGTTCAATGAACTACACacaggaggtaaaaaaaaaagctattaatACCACGAGAAGAGACATTAAAGATTTAAGAGATCAGAGCACAGCAGCTCCTTCacatattattacaggtataaatGGTTTGAATTTTTGTGAATATTAATAATTACTGAGCATttacctaaaaagaaaaaaaaacacagcaaacaaAACCATTGTACTTTTACAGGTTCGATTTAACCAAAACTGTAAGGGACAAGTATAAAACATGCAGAAGATGGAATTATTTGGGATTCGAATGTTTACTGTTGTCATGCAGAAAAGAACCTCAGTTATAACTGTCTGGCATTGAAAATAAAGATGTATATATAAGAATACAGTGTATACACTATACATACACTGGCTCCAAGTTTGATTGAAATGGGTTGTGATTTCTTCAGACTCTGACTTCCTATTGCAAACCCAATTTTCGAAACCTTCGACGGACAGGGATCATTCTTGGAGTCCTCAGCTGCCCTTTTCTCTGCGCTGCGGCTTGAGTTCTCTCCTCCATTGCTGGAAGAAACAGTCTTAGTGTTCACTGTTTTTTCTGCCTCTTCTTCTGGTCCTGGTGAAGTTGAAACAACTTACCAAGATGAGCATTTTTTTACTCAGCTAAACGATGGGAACagcaaccacaaaaaaaaatcaccttattATAAGCCTATGCAAAACCCTGCCCTTACATTCAAAAGAAGCCAGCgtttataggagaaaaaaaatgatatatagatGGATTTGGTTTAGAAACGTTAAATAACATAAATACAATTtgctttcacatttttaaaaattgctaatggtgaataaaaataaataaaatagtccaCCACCCGGGTCTATTTCTCGCAGCACCCACACAGAGCATACGTGTAAGACACAGAAGGCACTAACTAACAGGGAAATAAGTCGGGCACTAATGTGAGTACAAAGCGGCGATTACTATATATAAAGATGCTGGTTACAGGCTGCAGCACAGTTCTGCCATCCTACACAATGGCATATGTATTCCCATCTAAAGAATAATAGAAGTATACATAGGAAAAACGCAAACACGGTCAGATTTAGATGCAATAAAGGCAGCCATATGCGAATACTGAAGAACATAAAATATCACACACTCTCCGTATCACCTCCTCCTGTTCGCCCCTTCTTCTCCGCCATCTTGCCCGACGCTACAGCACAAGCGTGACGTAATCACTTCCCCTCATTCCGCAGCCTCCCAAACACCACAGAGTAGCCGGAGCTCGAGGTAGAGCGGTGCAACAATAGCATATCTGCGGCGCTGATCTTGTCATTAATGCTGCAGGCAGGAATATGCATCTTGTgacctgtacaataaatggaacTGTTGTGCGTCAGTCGGTGTCTGGTCACTACGATTTGTTACAGTGAATTCATCTTTGAACCTGCTGAGTATCCATGAACGTGCggaaaataaaataatccagTGTGCCGATAAATTAATTTTGTGCCACATCATGTGGATGACATATGTGGTTCAATACAGAAAATCTGTTCAAAGAGATGGTTAATGAATTCAATTTGATACACTAGTGAAATACAGTACCACCAGATTAAGTTTCTGGATTTGTTGGCTAACCTTGTTAATGGTTCATTTTTTACATCACTGTTCTTCAAAGGCCACAGATCAAACCGCCATCCACAGCTAATAAATGAGCCAGTTTAGTTGTATTTGAAGTATTACTTCAGATGaggtctcctttaaaagggaatcTCAGAAAATGATGACTAAATTCCAAGAGAGCAGCTATGAGAAGGATGAATTGATCACAGCCtatgaaacatttaaaaaggtCTGATTCTAAATCCAAGAAGTGTAAGACGGAAAGTGTGGTGTTTGTATTCAGGTTTAGGGAACAGTCTACACTTATACTCAGAATTATTCTGCACCACTGGGAGATTTTGAGATCAGACCCAGAGGTTAATGTATTGTTTTGTGAAATACCTAGATTTTCATATAAaactgtaggaaaaaaaaaaagtggccaagAAAGTATGACGATTCAGGTAGGTGGCCAAGGGCGTGAATATTTCCATGTGGACATTGAGGTAACTGTAATGGCATAATTATGGACAACATATTCACCCATCCCCAAAAAGGAACTGCCAATCACAGGCATGCATAGTTGTAAGTGTGGGGGTTACTTATTGCTTCAAATatccttacaagttaaaatatCAAGACAACTAAATAAACAAATCATTCATACGAATTTTGATCCGGTCTAAGTAAAAGAAAGCAAAGACAATTGTAAAGCTGGCATGGGtgacaaaaaagaagaaatatgaaACCTATTTGGCATCTCATTTCTTCGAGCTCCATCATATAGCGTGTTCCAAGTCCACTGGCTAGTGCTGAAGTGAGTGAAAAAAGTTTTCCATTTTCCAAAGTCAAATGGAAGCATTTTGGACCAGGCAACCAAAGTGGTTAAATGATGAATTTTCTGtaagttgcttttttttaaacatgttttaattgTGTAGTATATGCTTGTTGTATTGCacattattgtatattttgtaggTAAATGGTTGGACGTTTTTCTGTCTTTCGATGCCATTTGTGATCATTTAAATAGTAATTGTCACTAAATGgaatcacatttttctaaaacagaTTTACATTTTCTAATCAGTTTTAAATCATTTTGGAGGGATTCATGCTTTTGGTGCAATGAAGTCTCTATGGATGTTTTAgtactgtgaatttttttttcttgaaggggATATACTTAAAGGCATGTTtgaattgtactgtatataaatatggggTTAATAAATGCACAATGGGTGTTTCCATGCTCAATGAGAGTGGGGATAGAAGTCTGATATATGTTCACTATCTGCACATGTGGAAGGAGGCAAAACATTTCGCAGACACCTTCCTATCACATCTCATCCCAAAGGATATTAAATATGAAGTTGATTGAAACAGCCTCTACTCATTTGGGAAGGATTTTCACTAAtgtttggaacattgttggtagaAATTGCTTAGTCTCAGCCACTGAGCATCAGAGAGGTTTGGTATCTGGCCTGGCTGGCAGTCGGTGTTCCTGTTCATCCCACAGGTATTttctgggttgaggtcagggatTTGTGAAAGTCAGCCAGGTTCTTGTTCTGTCATTTTAGAACTCCCTTTGTGTATGGTCCTTTGGTTTTTGAATCAGGAATGAGCCTTCCCCAGACTGCTGCCAAAACCTGGAAAGTGCTTACACTTTTAAGAATGTATTGTGAAAATGCTGGCAGAAGCAAATGTCACATCATTCTATTGGGTGATTTGGGGCATTTTGATGCGtgttttaaacatgaaaaaactgGGACAAAGTACCAATATATTACATTCATATGCTTATTCATAGAAGGGAGACTGAATAGGCTTCAAcacatattaaacaaaaaaattgttatgtTTCGCTTGTGTTGCAATGCTTCCTGCATAACAAACTATTGGGGCAAAGTAACAAAAAGCCTAAAGTTTATAATTAAAAGATTAGTTACTATCCCAGTATGACTCTTGCATGCTGCAAAGCCAACAGTTACCGATCTGTATATTTTCATATTCACACACTTTGGGCAATTTTAGCTACTTTAGATTATCTTTAAACTCTCATTCTTCATTATGTATTATTGTTGAGGGTGCACACTAGCACACTGGTTATGTTACATGTGCTgatgtgtttacattttttagaaaGCATTAAGATGTACAAACCCTGTCACTTAAGGCCAAGGGTCACCTGTGTAGTGAACAGTCCTAtttaagataagataagattctttatttgtcacatgcatagttatacaagtacaacatgcagtgaaatgcatcctgatccatttttaaaattaagtatAGCAGCTGAGCATATGTAGTGCaagatgaaccatgttatttacataagtgacagtgagtgcagagtataaaaatacaaaaacatcagTGCAGTACAGTACACCAAACCATATTATGgtgaaataaattaaaagaaaacagtgcAGTAACAGTAAACAGTATTAAAGTGCAATATATGTGAATTGTTTAGTACTGTATTGTGGTGATGTAATGTGTCACATAaaccatattatttatatagtgacagtgagtgaagattgtataaaacgtataaaaatataaaaaaacagcagtgcaatactgtattgtaGTGATGTAGAGTGTCACATAGGTCAAATAGGTGCAAGTGAGAAAAAGAAGGGGAAGGGATATGAAAGATTATGGGTAAGGTGGCATGTCCTGGTTCAGCAGTCTAATGGCCAGAGGATAGAAACTCCCTTTAAGTCTCTCAGTTTTGCCCAGGATACTGCAAAACcctttataataatatatcttAATATTGCAGCATGCCCATTGATTTAACAAAAAGTAATGCTAAATAAAGTAATGGATGGCAAAACAAATCTTAAGACGGAGGCATGACATTCttcaaaattttttattatgtcCTACAACAGAAATGCTGGTTTGGTGATCAATTACACAAATGTAACagaatccttaaaggaacagtaccaccaaagttatataatgtattgttgtgctgcattggtaaaactggtgtatttgtttcagaagctctattatagtttatataaacaagctgctgtgtagacatggggacAGCCATCCAGAGCTGAAAAAGGGAgataaggcacaggatacacagcagataaaatctgtagtatacaattggattcttcagttcttatctgttatctacagagtatcctgtgcttgaatggctgcccccatggaaacacagcagcttgtttatataaactatagttgtgtttctgaagcaaacacaccagtttcaccagtgcagagcagcagtatattatatatactttacttaacacttacttttttggtgttacttttaaTTTAACTGTTCTGCTTGTGAAAGGAAAACCTGTATTAGgaaacatgtaaaaataaaattgcaacaaTTAATTTTCCTCCTCCAACCATCTTTTCCTTGTTGATCTTATAGAAGTATCTTAAATCTGTTCTGGTTTGATAAATGATTTACTTTTACCAAACTCATATACTTTAGAATTTTTCAGCACTTTTCTTTTCATGGCAGGAGCATGTTCCATAGCACGTTCATTTTTTAAGTTCGTTTTCTTAGAGGCAGCAGGTTCCATAAAACCATCATGCTTTCTGGTTGGAACAAAAGATAAAGCTTTTTTCCAGTCACCAGTATCCTTTAAACACAGCAGAATGCGAATCATTTGGTCAAGTGTTAGATTTTTCGCACCAACGTCCCATTTCAAGTATCTGTCTAATGGAAGTCTTGCAGTGGCTAGATTAAGCCTTTTGGCATTTGCCAAAGACAAGCCTGTTTGTTGGCATTTGTCAACTAGTGaaccaattatatatattttagtatggtCAAAGTGTTTTAACTCATTGGGAGAGTCTGCTGTTAAGTACACAAGTTGTTCTTTAGGAAATATTTCAACATGAGGTTTATCTGTGGCTGTGACAAAGATGTTATCCCAAGCTCCCATATAGCGTTTTACCAATTCTTTATGGTATGGGCTATCAGGCTGCAGGCTGCAGAAGTACATATGGAATGGATCAGCATTTCTTCTGTTACAGCCTTCAGACTCCATAAGCTGACACACAGTGTTCTCTAACTCATACCGTGACATATACTTTTCATATACCATATCAAACACTAATGGCTGTCCAAATTTCATTGCTTGGGCACATTTCCAACGCTGAATTGTTTCTATAGAACTGTCCCGAAcatgtaataaaaaagtatttttcttttcagtggCATCTTCTTTTGTTTCTAATTGATCCAAGCTTTCCATTTTGGACTTACTCCATTCCTTAagttcttttttcttctctttctggtTTGTTTTAATAATTTCCCTAACAGAGAGGAATTTTAAGTACTTTTTTCTAGCAGTTTTTGTTGGAAGCTCCATGAGGACATGTAACTGCTCTGTTGTTATTAACTGTGGTACCGCCCTACCGGCCAGTCTCCACATTTCCACAAGTTCCCGCATTCCATTTAGAGAGGAATCCTCCTGTGCCACTGTTTTCACCGGTTCAGCACTTTCTATGCCTGATTTCAAGATGCTTTTCCACTCTTCCAGATCTAATGTTTCATTAGTTTCTGACTTGGCATCTTCCTTCCTCATATGGTGTGATAACATTATCCTTCTAGACTGAGTGAGCTGATGTGAAACTTTTAACGATGGCCAACGTCCACCTTCCTGTATCAAAGTATGGACAGCAGAACATCGAATGGTTCGCAAGAACGTATTCACAAATGCCATTTTCTGAACCTAATAGATGATCCCAAACCTTTAAAAGAACATGAATATATTATGAATGATTAAATGtgacccagaaaaaaaaaatcgatgtcATGCTTCTTTACATACACGGATGTAACTAAACTCTATTACAATAAATCAGTTAGTGCTGCATTTTTAACATTCTATCTAGTATGACAAGTGTTCAGTTTCATTTTTAATCACCGTatactttggaaaacgaagtgctgcgtgtgcattgccgcagacaATTTTCGCCCGCAGAGGgcaggcagttctgggagattgttgccccgatgaagaggcgatttgtcgctggggcgactaatctccccaaatctgctcgtgtggactgacccttaatgctttcccaccagcaataaagtGAATCACCAGTGATAAAACATACTCGTCATTTTGTTCTTCCGAAGTTGccacatgaggaaactttggggcaACTTAACAAATTAAGCGCTGTAAATGTTTTACCAACAGCAATTCACTTTATCGGCCGTGGGAAagcatttacaggagattagtcgcccgaagaagaggagatttatcatggGCAACTAAGCTTCTGGTGTGCCATGgcctttataaacagggcaatttgttcagagctTCCTACCTACCTTTATAAAAACTAATATAAGCAGCAGACTTTGAGCAGCTCATAATTAAGCAGAGCTGTCAACCGGGAGTTACCAGATGTTCCGCTCTGTCCCCTGGTCTCCCGTAATTCTGATACATTCCCCCGATTTCTGGCGATCTATGACAATCTCTAATGGTTTCTAACAACTTGTAGGcaaaactctggacatttcagtgaCGTCAGCTGCATGTGCAGCACGGTTTCAGAAGCTTCAGGAAAGGTTTAGCGcatgcacagtgtcggactggggcactgggataccaggaaactcccggtgggcccaggtgtcagtgggccctcatgctgctaaacatttgacctatttcatggccattccaatgagataaagaggctaaatagatggaataatattattattaacatttatttatatagcgccagcatatttcccAGCGCTGTaagataaatgtgtttatacaactaaatcacattaattacatactgtacatagaacatatggagttacatacatcacaaccaatttCGGTACAAAAGgtaaggccctgtgcaaagggcttacaatctaatgggaagggaataagacacaaggtgtggaagtgggcaggatcagaatgtggtattgtatttggtagttaagcagagtgagggtaggcttctctaaagaagtgcgttttaatgagatcttttgaaagcagaaaggttgggaaaaagtcagacagaccatgggagagcattccagaggaggggtgcagcccttgcaaagtcttgaatgcgagcatgtaaAGAGGGagtgagagaagagttgagtaacaggtcagtagaggagctcAGCAAGcgtttgggtgagtatatagagatgagatcagagatgtagggtgagcagagttatgaagtgctttgaatgtcagggtcattaattggaattttattctgaaaggtag
Proteins encoded:
- the pcnp.S gene encoding PEST proteolytic signal-containing nuclear protein isoform X2 codes for the protein MAEKKGRTGGGPEEEAEKTVNTKTVSSSNGGENSSRSAEKRAAEDSKNDPCPSKVSKIGFAIGSQSLKKSQPISIKLGASKPKEAAPAVVKKKCSVASVFNDDDDSEPEEMPPEAKMRMKNIGRDTPTSAGPNSFNKGKHGFSDSQKLWERNMKAKLDHKTDD
- the pcnp.S gene encoding PEST proteolytic signal-containing nuclear protein isoform X1, with product MAEKKGRTGGGDTERPEEEAEKTVNTKTVSSSNGGENSSRSAEKRAAEDSKNDPCPSKVSKIGFAIGSQSLKKSQPISIKLGASKPKEAAPAVVKKKCSVASVFNDDDDSEPEEMPPEAKMRMKNIGRDTPTSAGPNSFNKGKHGFSDSQKLWERNMKAKLDHKTDD
- the trmt10c.S gene encoding tRNA methyltransferase 10 homolog C, with translation MAFVNTFLRTIRCSAVHTLIQEGGRWPSLKVSHQLTQSRRIMLSHHMRKEDAKSETNETLDLEEWKSILKSGIESAEPVKTVAQEDSSLNGMRELVEMWRLAGRAVPQLITTEQLHVLMELPTKTARKKYLKFLSVREIIKTNQKEKKKELKEWSKSKMESLDQLETKEDATEKKNTFLLHVRDSSIETIQRWKCAQAMKFGQPLVFDMVYEKYMSRYELENTVCQLMESEGCNRRNADPFHMYFCSLQPDSPYHKELVKRYMGAWDNIFVTATDKPHVEIFPKEQLVYLTADSPNELKHFDHTKIYIIGSLVDKCQQTGLSLANAKRLNLATARLPLDRYLKWDVGAKNLTLDQMIRILLCLKDTGDWKKALSFVPTRKHDGFMEPAASKKTNLKNERAMEHAPAMKRKVLKNSKVYEFGKSKSFIKPEQI